From one Solanum lycopersicum chromosome 12, SLM_r2.1 genomic stretch:
- the LOC101260019 gene encoding uncharacterized protein, with translation MVRAYKVKGEKRKKKGENYDKEEEIEVPLEEEESTKRVKTEHSEADTEAAERVVDLLSGIPVVATDQTNKPGVVFIIERASLEIAKIGKTYQLLNSDEHSNFLKKNGRNPSDYRPDIAHQAMLSILDSRVNKAGRLKALYVRTEKGVLFEVKPHVRIPRTFKRFSGIMLQLLQKLSITAVGKREKLLRVIKNPVTQYLPIDCRKIGFSHSSEKLVDIQDYVNGVNNDMNLVFVVGAMAHGKIDKDYVEDYLSISDYPLSAAYCISMITNAMERKWKIL, from the exons ATGGTGCGTGCATACAAAGTAAAaggggagaaaagaaaaaagaaaggagagaattatgataaagaagaagaaattgaggTACCTTTGGAAGAGGAGGAATCAACAAAAAGAGTGAAGACAGAACACTCTGAGGCAGACACCGAGGCAGCTGAAAGAGTTGTAGATTTACTATCTGGCATTCCTGTTGTTGCAACTGATCAAACCAATAAACCTGGTGTTGTTTTCATCATTGAAAGAGCTTCTCTTGAAATTGCTAAAATTGGAAAG ACGTACCAACTTCTGAATTCTGATGAACACTCCAACTTTCTGAAGAAGAATGGCCGGAACCCTTCTGATTATCGGCCTGATATTGCGCATCAG GCAATGCTTTCAATTTTAGATAGCCGAGTAAATAAAGCTGGGCGACTGAAAGCTTTGTATGTGAGGACTGAGAAAGGTGTCCTTTTTGAAGTAAAACCTCATGTTCGTATCCCTAGGACTTTTAAGAGATTTTCTGGCATCATGT TGCAGCTGCTACAAAAGCTGAGCATAACTGCTGTTGGTAAGCGAGAGAAACTGTTGCGTGTTATAAAAAACCCTGTTACACAGTACCTACCCATCGACTGTCGGAAGATAG GCTTCTCTCATAGTTCTGAGAAGCTGGTGGATATTCAGGACTATGTTAATGGCGTCAACAATGACATGAACCTTGTCTTTGTG GTTGGGGCTATGGCCCATGGGAAAATTGATAAAGATTATGTTGAAGATTATTTATCAA TTTCAGATTATCCATTGAGTGCTGCATACTGCATATCAATGATCACGAATGCCATGGAGCGCAAATGGAAGATTTTGTAG